The following proteins come from a genomic window of Patescibacteria group bacterium:
- a CDS encoding YebC/PmpR family DNA-binding transcriptional regulator, producing the protein MSGHSKWATTKRQKEITDKKRGAIFSKLAKNITVSAREGGKDIETNFNLRMFVEKAKGANMPKDNIERAIKKGIGELKGEIIEKILYEAIGPDNTFFIIESLTDNKNRAVSEIRHIFFKTGGLLGGQNSVMWQFEEKGVIKIINYKLQIKNSEEEFELNLIDYGAEDIEKEDKDLIIYTKRKKLQEVKEKI; encoded by the coding sequence ATGTCTGGACATAGTAAATGGGCGACAACTAAAAGGCAAAAAGAAATAACCGATAAAAAACGAGGGGCTATTTTTAGCAAACTGGCAAAAAATATTACTGTGTCAGCAAGGGAAGGCGGAAAAGACATTGAAACAAATTTTAATTTAAGAATGTTTGTTGAAAAAGCCAAGGGCGCTAATATGCCAAAAGATAATATTGAGCGCGCCATTAAAAAAGGCATAGGAGAATTAAAAGGAGAGATTATAGAGAAAATTTTATATGAAGCAATCGGTCCTGATAATACTTTTTTTATAATTGAATCTTTGACTGACAATAAAAATCGCGCTGTTTCTGAAATTAGGCATATTTTTTTTAAAACAGGAGGTTTATTAGGCGGACAAAATAGTGTAATGTGGCAGTTTGAAGAAAAAGGAGTAATTAAAATTATAAATTATAAATTACAAATTAAAAATTCAGAAGAAGAATTTGAATTAAATTTAATAGATTATGGCGCTGAAGATATTGAAAAAGAAGATAAAGATTTGATTATTTATACTAAAAGAAAAAAATTGCAAGAAGTAAAAGAAAAAATAGA